The segment CTGCCGTGACACAGGAGGCACGTGCCTCGTAGCACTGTGAGAGAGCAAGGAAGAGCGAGCCCTGGGACTTCAGACAATACTATGGACTCAGGCAGGGATGAAATCAGCTGTTTTGGCAGGCCAAACCCAGCGCAGAGGTTGGAACTGGGTAACTCCAATTTAAAAACCACGGACTGGCGTATGCTTTTAGAGAAGCCCTCTTTCTTCTGTATGCAGTTTTATGAAGGTGAAATTTCTAAGTGCAGAGTATGTCGGAATTTTTCCTTGCCTATATCTAACAAGTTTGGTCTTGGAAAAGGTTTATACTATGGGTAAGTTCACAGCTCACACCGGAAAACCCAAATGCTCCATCCTCTAAGTTTAGAAACAACTTACAATTTCACTGCAGTTATTACTACGGCAATAGCAATACGGCACTAAGAACAACCGTGGTGTGTGGGTGGCAGGTTTCTTCAGACTGCTGAGCTGTAGGCTGCCAAGACCACACTAAGGAAGACCTAAAAAGTCACTTTCACAACATGGGTTGGTATTAAACCAATAGATATTTTATGTTATTGTTATGGTTACAACAATTTAATTACCGCTGCCACTCATTATGATCAGTCATTTGAATTGCTACCCTGCAATCAAAGTATAATATTCATTAGGCAGAAACTACTGGACATTCAGAATATTTAACGACAACAAAAATACTATGGTGAACTCTTGACACTTCTTTCCAAGCGCACAAACAATTTTCCAGCTATATGTGACTGCTAACTTGATTGCCTCACCTCAGTGTCATTGTTGAGATTCCATAGGTCAAGCCTGCCCATCCCATCCACACAGGCAAACAGGGCAGGGTGGGTTGGAGACCACATAACATCATAAACATAATCCGAGTTGTCTTCAAATGAGTAGAGAGGTttgttattctgaaaaaaaaaaaaacagacataatGCAATATCCCAAGGCTGCAATTCAAATTCTAAGTCTAACAAGTAAGGCAAAACATAAAGCTTATCAATAATGTTATCAGCAATAACTAAAGTGATTCACATTTTAacttactttaaagaaaaaaaaaagcctctacAGAAAGTGGCCACAGATGAGCAGCATTATCAAAGACATGCTTTCCAATGCACGCTGTCTTATCTTGGAAGCTATAAAGAAATCAGTAGCAAGCCAATACTGTGGGAGATTATAAACTTAACACATTAAACATTTTGTAAATCAAGAAAATGCTAATTCAGTGACAGCATTATGTTCCTCAGGGAATCAGCACAACAGCAGAAGAGGTAATTCCAGCAATATGAATACTACGTCTGTCAACTGCGAGTCTCTAAGTGCAGTTTGAAATTAGTCTTAGTGCTGTCTCCTAGTCCTCCACAAAATTGTAGCAAAACATTTGTCTTACGCATTAAATGAAGTAACTGAATTTAACAATATTTGTATTTGATGACATTGTAATCATTGTTGATCACAGGGGCAAAAAGATGAACAGAATGATCAGAAGTACACAAACGATGTACGATCTGAAAGCAAACCCATCTTTATGTTGCTAACTAGTTTTGTTCATCGGTTGTCTCCTCTTTGCAAGTAAACTAAAAAACAAGCACTAGTAATCAACTGGACTACTGCTAGGGACCTAGAGAACTTCATGCAATTTGTCTTCACTTTACCTAAGTTTCCTGAGTTGAGCAGCTTACATTATAGCACCACCTTGTGTCAAGGACTATGAAGAAAACCACTGAACTATCTATTATAGTTACCTTCGTTGTCCAAAGCTTTACTGTCCAGTCAAAAGAAGAGGTGACAAAAAGATGTGAGAAGTCTACAGGTCCAACTGCTGCATGGCAGTGGATACCTGTGATTGGTCCCTGGTGTCCTTCAAACATCTCACTGATTCCAGCTTTGCTGTTTTAGAATATATAACCAAAGTTAATTTCTCTGGAAACCATACATCTGCAGACAGAGATagcactgaaatgcattttaaatataaccTCAAGAAGATTTTGCTGCTTTGAATGGATGTTAGCCCACTGCAAAGGCTTGATCTCAACAGGCTCACTTGAAGACCTTGCTCGAATATTGACTTTAACTTCAACAtctcttttctgctctccttAAGTGCCTAATAgactgcagggagcagagactCATTCAGCAGGTACCAATCCACTCATGTTTAACTGCATTGTTTCCAAGCAGTGGCTAAAACTTTGAATCACACGAAGAACTAAATCCAGTCTCCACAATGAGCATAAAACTCCCACTGACTTAAAAGAGGAGCTGCAAGTTACCTTGTGGACGCACATAAGGGTTCAGACATAAACCAGTAACAATATATCCCTAACAGTCTCCTATCAGAAGTGATGAAAAAagagggaggggggagagaTGGGAAGAATGTTACACAGAAGCGATACAATTTCAGCTATTCTGGAACCAAAAAGCTGTGCAGCAAGGGTGATGTGTATTTGAGATGAAACCTGGACACTCAATTATATTTAAGAAAGCAATTGATAAGATACAGTCAGACAATTTCAAAATAGATtgaacagcaggagaaaagctAGCCAATTTAAGATTTGTGCGTGATGTTACTGTACAATTATCTACAGAACTGATACAAAGTTTGGAATGTTCTGCTACAattcaaatgaataaaaccTCAGTGACCTGCGCTGCCCCCATCACTGCAAACAACTCCCAGCCAAGGCAGAGAGCGCTGGACCAGTTCTGCAATCAAACTCCTCCTGCTTTTAATGAAGCTCTCGGAAAATAGCATGCACTGGAATTCAAACACCGCTATTTTGAAGACTGTCAAAAACTAAGACTAAACACGTACATTTTACATGTACATGTTACATGTACATAAACATTTTAGCAGTGTAAAGCATATAGGGGCTCATCGTTTCacaacttttatttcctttgaataattaaaagcttttattcaCCTCCCGTGACGGCATGCGGTATAGACTGAGCCTTCTTCACTTCCAACAACAAAGTTGTTGACATCTCCAATAGGGAAGGACATGCAAGTAACAGCCACAGCCTTGGACTGTTTGTGAACCAGCTCCATGCTATCCTGTAGTAAAACACCAGtaacttgctttaaaatatatagaagAGACATTAACGTTTACAAAATCATTTAGATTTCTCAATAGTAGGTTTCTTTTGTCGTTCTACTTATGTAGAATTCTGCAAGAATAAGAAAATCCTCTCTCGTGCAAGTGCTGAACATAATTTTTACAACATTTCACGGGGCAGAACAGGCATTTTATCAAATATCTATCAAGCTTAACTACAACTGCATAttgtgaaaatgtttcttaattcTTCTTAGATTCATTAAGTTCTTAGAAAGTATTTATCTAGAATAGATACTATACGTACCCAAACTTATCTTACCTGTGGCTGGGAAAGCATGTCTAGGCTCCAAGAGCATATCTTCCCATCAGTTGAGATGCTGATCAAGTTATGAGCGTTCTGGGTCCCAACAACATTTACACAGTACACTGGGTGCTAAGAATTTTGAAATAGCGTCAGAAAAAGGAATTACCAATACCAACCAATTCTAGTGCAGTTAATATACTATAAAATATCCAGTGTCatttaatgaaagagaaaaggttGATCACAGTATGGTACAGAGAATACTCCCGTTCTTCAGTGATAGCATTGGAAAATATAGACACAAACATTTAAGCATTATCAATCAAGTGCACCGGACAGAGTTTCCTGGAGGTTAAACGCATCTTAACAAGAAACAGTCTTTGTAGTTGTTTCACCCCCCTACcgtgtgagcagcagctgaaagcGGAGTTCTCTGCACTGGAGTTCTCTTATTGCTGCGATTATCCCATAGCACGATTTGGCCCGAGTATGTGCCACCAACCACCAAATTGGGATGAAATTTTGCAAATGTAGCTGACATTACTGctgactgaaaggaaaaaagaaaaaacaaaaataaaccacacAAAAACCTATCATTTGCTGATGCTACGTctaaaactaaaagaaaaccGGACCAGTAAGTTCTTTGATTTGGTATACTATTTCATTGTTCTACCACATGTGGATTCAAAAACATTCTGTGAACGCCAATAAGCTCTTAGTTTTAACTCGCATTCAGAAACTGAAGTTGCCCTCCTTTTTCCCACTCCACACGTAGACGTTTGTATGCTCCTAGCACGGCCTGTTAGCAAGAGAAGGTCCAGTAACGCACAAGATATTCATGTTTTGCCACAGTCTGTGGCTGTTTTTTCATGAATGTACAAATCTGTCTCGAACATAATAAAGCTACTTTTGCAATCCAGGCTTTGACAGTAATCTGACAACACTGGATTACATTTTGATTCAGCTATGtaatttttcataaatacaacattttgaaagtaaagtGGCTATTTCAGGCTTGCGAGAATGGAAGAAATTtgcaagattttttctttctgcatttactGAGAAACCTCCATCCGCCTTTCTCACTCGCAACATGTGTTTCTAGTTTTCATCCTTGCTCCATCTCCTCAGGCCatcttcattttattcagtAAACTAAGCTCTAGCAGTATACAACTCTGCTCAGTCTCCTTACGTACAAACCTTCTTTGTGGTTCAACCATTACACAAGAAGGTTTTTGGGCTTTCAAGTAAATTAAAGTGAGTTCTAAAAGAAGACTGAATTCTGAATGATGTCAGAAATTCTATAACAGAAGAATGTTTCTAAGTTGTGTTCTTTAGCTATCACCATCTGTTTGCAAATACATGTGGTTCAAGTGAACGCCAGCCCAGTGAAACAATTACGTTGACAATCATAAGGAAGGTACATGTCCAAGCTGATCAGCATAAAATCTTCAGTCTCACGAGACAGAATCATACCTGGCAGTGAAAGACATACTCTGGGGTAGTTTTCTTGTACTTCATATTCCACACAAGGGCCACTCCATCAGGTTCATGAGGTGCATCCTCGTTGTTGTTGTAAGAGGCAACAAGTAATTCTGGGTACTGAAAAATGAGTgagaaagatgcaaaataagCAAGATGATTAGCTAATGGTCCAGACAATCCTAGAATCTTTGTTCTGTGCTGCCAAAACAGGAatcaaagaagagaaacaaaaatcaccTTATATAATTTCTGTGAGAAACAGCATCACTTAAAACTGCAGTTGTTAAAAATTCAGCTTGAAAAACGTTATTAACGTGCACATTAAATTCTTGCTCTTTTGTCACAATCTACTTGTGTAAGTAAAACCCACTACTATTAAGTgagctctgttttctgaagctaACACTTAACTTTGCCAAGTAGCGCATAAAGAAGAACCAAATATGCCGAAGACGTTTTCTTTATAATACAAAGATTTTACTGCTTTTCACATAAGGTGTAAATTCTGTTTACTATTTGCAAACCATGGAGGATTTAAGAACCGTTCTAAGGaatacattcagaaatacaACCTATTTCAATTATACATTCAGAAGGTTCAAGTGGACAGAACTAAAAGAATTTACAAGGAAGACTGTATAGTGTATTTTTTACCTGAGACGACCAGTCCAAACAACAGACAACACGATGCTTTGACCAACGTTCATCAAAAAACTGCCTATTTAAGGACAGTTTTGCTCCTGCTTGAATCTCCCTGTAAAGGCAATTAGGGGACGTTCATCTCTGACcactttttaaagtgaaaacattGCACATTCGCACTAAAGCATTCAGTGTTTACATTACCCTTCTTTGTCTTCTAAGTCTCTTCCACTGTagtcaaagaaaatattgatttgCTCAGAAAGGGCTCTTTCAACAATCCTTGTAGAGTGGTCAAAGAAACTTAAAAACTCCTCAGAATGCAaaatttgttgcttttcctcttccGTAAGTTCGTGAGGGGCAGCTGGAAAAGGATTACACACTTTCTATAACACAAACTTTCACAAATTCTTCcaagaaagggaaagaacacACAAACAAAAGTATTCGTCACAATGCtggcctttttctttccttaacaTCCGTGTACTTCATATTTTGTTAAGTATTAAAACATTAACTCAATTTAATTCCAACTCAGTGGAAAGGTTAAAATgcatggaatatttttctttagagcACAAAATGCTGAGGTGAACTGtaccttcctcctcctcttcctttttgaaCGTTTTTACTTCCTCAGGTTCAGCCAACGGCTTTGGTGCAACCACATCGTCGTCTTCTTCCTCATCTAAGAGAAAGTACAGGGAGACCGTCAGTGTTTTCAGAGAGGAACAGTATCATTCTGTAGGTCTCAACATATAAAAATGGTATATATTAGCTTAAAATGGTTCTATTTATAAGGTGTACATCCCCGTATAACATCATCTCCAACGCTACCTGCAGCTGGATTTTAGGTGCACTAAATTACGTACCTGTATAAAGTGAAAAAAGGCAcattaaaaaattgtaaagaaTCCAAAGTGGAAATCTCTCTTACAAGCATTTATGATTCCACACAGAACCATGTGGTTGATGCACGTTCTGTGTAACACGCTGACACATTAATGctacagaataaagaaaaatcaaacatctAAAGtctacagcacagctgcttcctAGGGATCTGAAACCATCAGTCTAATGGGTCTTTACGTGGCACAAAGATGACTTACATTAGCTTTCAGGTTGCTGTTCTGAGAGGCAAATTTGGTAAAGACAATAACAGCTAGATTccattttttctgtcattctaaAGGTGAGTCTCATCATTTGTACCATGTTTAGCAATGAGAACTTTGtagcaaaatgtgttttccctAATCGCAATGAATAACATAAAACGTTCATGTTCAGGAACACTGACAGGGTTTACAGCATTTTCTGCATCTTATTCTTTGAATACCGTAAAccagaaaataagtttaaattCCTTAGCGTTGTGGAATAGAGGCTTCCTGACTTTTCTTCATCCACTTTCCCCACATAAGCTTCTGAAAAGACTATTTTTATCAGTTAAACAGCTACATCACCTGTCTGTAAGGGAACGGCAGCAGAAGTCTACCGCGTGCCTCGCCACAAGTAACAAGGCAGTACTCAGCACGGACTAGGTTTGTTTGTTGCAGCCATCTCCCTGACCCACGTTCAGTtaccaaacaacaacaaaaaaatccacatgcacacacacaaaaaagaggagcaaaaaaaaaaaagcgtggTCAAGGGATGGGAACCAGCTGCCAAGCCACGgtcccagcagccagccagctgaCTAGATAGCAACAACCAGATGGTACTGCTAGGATTGTCTCTCAGCTATGAGGTGGCAATGGGATGGCACAGCATTTTTCTGCCTGACTGCTTCCAATCATGTCTTTCCCCAATGGCAAGCCTGCGCAATTACCAGCACTCCAGGAGGTCTACAGACAAGCCTTTACCCCGCAAACAAAATACAGCTTGTAGGCCATACCAGCTGCCAAACCACACACAGTGATAGGTTTAAAGAGGTCTGAAAATCTTTCTAACTCCATAGTATAggcaataaaaatataactgtacctgcaggaaagaaagctttaaatGACACTGTATAATGTGCACAATAATACAAACTCCAACTTAATCAAAATGATAATGACGTATGCCAATCCTACATTACTTGAAATTGAGCGATTTTTACGTTCTGACAAGTTTACAGAACTAGGATAAATGGCATGAATGATTTCAATATATGCTCATACTTTTGAACCAAATGGTGAAGGTTAAAATCTTTCCTTTCAAGGGCCTCAATCAgccacaaaggaaaacagtaatcACTGTCTTTTCAGCCAGCCCAACCGCATTTGTCAGCCCTTTCTCCGTCAATGCAGCCAGAGCAATCAACCTGCCAAACattcagaatggaaaaacaatctgaaaatacAGGGTATAATGCACCTGCCAGTGAAAATGGCCATTTCAAGAAAAGCTAGTGATCTCAGT is part of the Numida meleagris isolate 19003 breed g44 Domestic line chromosome 5, NumMel1.0, whole genome shotgun sequence genome and harbors:
- the DYNC1I2 gene encoding cytoplasmic dynein 1 intermediate chain 2 isoform X2, with the translated sequence MSDKSELKAELERKKQRLAQIREEKKRKEEERKKKETDQKKDVLPVQEESDLEKKRREAEALLQSMGLTPESPVVPPPTSPSSKSVSTPSEAGSQDSGDGAVGSRRGPVKLGMAKITQVDFPPREIVTYTKETQTPVMTQPKEDEEEDDDVVAPKPLAEPEEVKTFKKEEEEEAAPHELTEEEKQQILHSEEFLSFFDHSTRIVERALSEQINIFFDYSGRDLEDKEGEIQAGAKLSLNRQFFDERWSKHRVVCCLDWSSQYPELLVASYNNNEDAPHEPDGVALVWNMKYKKTTPEYVFHCQSAVMSATFAKFHPNLVVGGTYSGQIVLWDNRSNKRTPVQRTPLSAAAHTHPVYCVNVVGTQNAHNLISISTDGKICSWSLDMLSQPQDSMELVHKQSKAVAVTCMSFPIGDVNNFVVGSEEGSVYTACRHGSKAGISEMFEGHQGPITGIHCHAAVGPVDFSHLFVTSSFDWTVKLWTTKNNKPLYSFEDNSDYVYDVMWSPTHPALFACVDGMGRLDLWNLNNDTEVPTASITVEGNPALNRVRWTHSGREIAVGDSEGQIVIYDVGEQIAVPRSDEWTRFGRTLAEINANRADAEEEAATRIPA
- the DYNC1I2 gene encoding cytoplasmic dynein 1 intermediate chain 2 isoform X1 is translated as MSDKSELKAELERKKQRLAQIREEKKRKEEERKKKETDQKKDVLPVQEESDLEKKRREAEALLQSMGLTPESPVVPPPTSPSSKSVSTPSEAGSQDSGDGAVGSRTLHWDTDPSVLQLHSDSDLGRGPVKLGMAKITQVDFPPREIVTYTKETQTPVMTQPKEDEEEDDDVVAPKPLAEPEEVKTFKKEEEEEAAPHELTEEEKQQILHSEEFLSFFDHSTRIVERALSEQINIFFDYSGRDLEDKEGEIQAGAKLSLNRQFFDERWSKHRVVCCLDWSSQYPELLVASYNNNEDAPHEPDGVALVWNMKYKKTTPEYVFHCQSAVMSATFAKFHPNLVVGGTYSGQIVLWDNRSNKRTPVQRTPLSAAAHTHPVYCVNVVGTQNAHNLISISTDGKICSWSLDMLSQPQDSMELVHKQSKAVAVTCMSFPIGDVNNFVVGSEEGSVYTACRHGSKAGISEMFEGHQGPITGIHCHAAVGPVDFSHLFVTSSFDWTVKLWTTKNNKPLYSFEDNSDYVYDVMWSPTHPALFACVDGMGRLDLWNLNNDTEVPTASITVEGNPALNRVRWTHSGREIAVGDSEGQIVIYDVGEQIAVPRSDEWTRFGRTLAEINANRADAEEEAATRIPA